The DNA segment CCAGGTAATGCCCAATTACCGGAGGTTAATCATTTCATTGAGACAACCATTTTTCCTGGGGAATCCATGGAGCAGCAGATTCTGGCATTAAATGCCTTCTATCAGTCTCTTCTAAACCACGGCATCTATTCCTCATACTTTTTGGAGTTTTTGAATTATTTGAATTAGCAGTTGCCACACTGTAGGCAACTAGCATTTTGTTTTGTCATTttgttttgtcatggaagagtTCTAGTTTTTCGTTGGTAGAACCCACGCCAATATCATATTGACTCTCTCTCGTCCAATAAGAGGAGAGTTACTTTATTCAAATTCTCTCCTTTCCAAAGCTCCACAAGGCAGGCAAAAAGAGTAATAGGACAACAAGCAATCTTGCTTTCATTTATTTTGAGTTCTTTCTTTGTTTAGATGGAAATCGGCGTTCTTTTGAAAAGGGCTAGGTAGTTTGCACGCAGGCAAAACTTCTTCATGAAAGgtcaaaaatatacttttatttCATCAACTTTGAATAATGACTAGTCGTTCGTTTGAAGCCTTAAGAAACCAGCAGAGAAAGCGGCAGTTTTTTTTCCGAATGACCTGATTTCGAGAATCAACTAACCTCCGTAGCCCAGGTGATTCGCTGCCTCCCTCTCGCCAAACCAAAATGGGATGAATCTTCTCATGCAGCTTTTTTCTTATTCAGGGCGCTGCGAAGCCAATTTCCATCAAGGCAAGGGGGTAAATAAGGGGGAAGAGGAGTTGTCACGATAGAAAAGAGAAATGACTATAAGGAACCAACGATTCTCTCTTCTTAAACAACCTATATACTCCACACTTAACCAGCATTTAATAGATTATCCAACCCCGAGCAATCTTAGTTATTGGTGGGGGTTCGGTTCGTTAGCTGGTATTTGTTTAGTCATTCAGATAGTGACTGGCGTTTTTTTAGCTATGCATCACACACCTCATGTGGATCTAGCTTTCAACAGCGTAGAACACATTATGAGAGATGTTGAAGGGGGCTGGTTGCTCCGTTATATGCATGCTAATGGGGCAAGTATGTTTCTCATTGTGGTTCACCTTCATATTTTTCGTGGTCTATATTATGCGAGTTATAGCAGTCCTAGGGAATTTGTTTGGTGTCTCGGAGTTGTCATATTCCTATTAATGATTGTGACAGCTTTTATAGGATACGTACCACCTTGGGGTCAGATGAGCTTTTGGGGAGCAACAGTAATTACAAGCTTAGCTAGCGCCATACCAGTAGTAGGAGATACCATAGTGACTTGGCTTTGGGGTGGTTTCTCCGTGGACAATGCCACCTTAAATCGTTTTTTTAGTCTCCATCATTTACTCCCCCTTATTTTAGCAGGCGCCAGTCTTCTTCATCTGGCTGCATTGCATCAATATGGATCAAATAATCCATTGGGTGTACATTCTGAGATGGATAAAATTGCTTCTTACCCTTATTTTTATGTAAAGGATCTTGTAGGTCGGGTAGCTTCTGctatctttttttccatttggattttttttgctCCAAATGTTTTGGGGCATCCCGACAATTATATACCTGCTAATCCGATGCCCACCCCGCCTCATATTGTGCCGGAATGGTATTTCCTACCGATCCATGCCATTCTTCGCAGTATACCTGACAAAGCGGGAGGTGTAGCCGCAATAGCACCAGTTTTTATATCTCTCTTGGCTTTAcctttttttaaagaaatgtATGTGCGTAGTTCAAGTTTTCGACCGATTCACCAAGGAATATTTTGGTTGCTTTTGGCGGATTGCTTACTACTAGGTTGGATCGGATGTCAACCTGTGGAGGCACCATTTGTTACTATTGGAcaaatttcttctttctttttcttcttgttctttGCCATAACGCCCATTCCGGGACGAGTTGGAAGAGGAATTCCAAAATATTACACGGAATAGACTCATCGCACCGGATCAGTCTCTTAGACGGATGAGACTGATCACACCTGATCAGTGATCAATTCTGGCACAATGAATTTACGAGTTA comes from the Setaria italica strain Yugu1 unplaced genomic scaffold, Setaria_italica_v2.0 scaffold_12, whole genome shotgun sequence genome and includes:
- the LOC111256049 gene encoding uncharacterized protein LOC111256049; amino-acid sequence: MTIRNQRFSLLKQPIYSTLNQHLIDYPTPSNLSYWWGFGSLAGICLVIQIVTGVFLAMHHTPHVDLAFNSVEHIMRDVEGGWLLRYMHANGASMFLIVVHLHIFRGLYYASYSSPREFVWCLGVVIFLLMIVTAFIGYVPPWGQMSFWGATVITSLASAIPVVGDTIVTWLWGGFSVDNATLNRFFSLHHLLPLILAGASLLHLAALHQYGSNNPLGVHSEMDKIASYPYFYVKDLVGRVASAIFFSIWIFFAPNVLGHPDNYIPANPMPTPPHIVPEWYFLPIHAILRSIPDKAGGVAAIAPVFISLLALPFFKEMYVRSSSFRPIHQGIFWLLLADCLLLGWIGCQPVEAPFVTIGQISSFFFFLFFAITPIPGRVGRGIPKYYTE